A window from Bacteroidota bacterium encodes these proteins:
- a CDS encoding VOC family protein, protein MAKVSTYLNFTNQTEQAFNFYKSVFGTEFESGGINRFGDMPPQEGAPPMNEATKKLVLHVSLPILGGYMLMGSDAPEEMGFKIIVGNNVYINLEPDSKEEADKLFRALSNDGEIEMPMTDMFWGAYWGSCKDKFGVKWMLNYVKNKS, encoded by the coding sequence ATGGCTAAGGTAAGTACATATTTAAACTTCACTAATCAAACTGAGCAAGCCTTCAATTTTTATAAATCCGTTTTTGGTACTGAGTTCGAAAGTGGCGGTATTAACCGTTTTGGTGATATGCCGCCGCAGGAAGGAGCTCCTCCGATGAATGAGGCAACAAAAAAATTAGTATTACATGTTTCCTTACCGATACTAGGTGGTTATATGCTGATGGGTTCCGATGCCCCTGAAGAAATGGGCTTTAAAATAATCGTGGGCAATAATGTTTACATCAACCTTGAGCCAGATTCAAAAGAAGAAGCAGATAAGTTGTTTAGAGCACTTTCAAATGATGGCGAAATAGAAATGCCGATGACTGATATGTTCTGGGGCGCCTATTGGGGAAGTTGTAAAGACAAGTTTGGTGTAAAGTGGATGCTTAACTATGTAAAAAATAAATCATAA
- a CDS encoding helix-turn-helix domain-containing protein, producing the protein MKNIAILVPETAVIEAVADPRYMFTAINEFLKSQGQPALFNVQLVGLTKEVKLVDGLFTIHTDATLKNANNPDLIIVPAVSGNLEHAIKLNKDFLPWITIQYKKGAEVASLCLGAFILASTGLLDGKNCSTHWLFANEFRTMFPDVNLVDNKIVTEQNGVYTSGGANSYWNLLLHLVEKYTNRELAILASKFFVLDIDRKSQSPFTMFKGQKIHEDDEIKKAQEFIEGNYADKITVDELCNQLSIGRRSFERRFKKATNNTVVEYIQRVKIEAAKKQLETGRKTVSETMYDVGYTDSKAFREVFKKISGMSPVDYRNKYNKESLQLN; encoded by the coding sequence ATGAAAAATATAGCCATACTCGTTCCTGAAACAGCCGTAATAGAAGCGGTAGCCGATCCGCGATATATGTTTACCGCCATCAATGAATTTCTAAAAAGCCAGGGACAACCCGCATTGTTCAATGTGCAGTTAGTTGGGTTAACAAAAGAAGTAAAACTGGTTGATGGATTGTTTACGATTCATACAGATGCTACTTTAAAAAACGCAAACAATCCCGACCTGATAATCGTACCTGCTGTAAGCGGCAACCTTGAACATGCTATTAAACTCAATAAAGATTTTTTACCATGGATCACCATACAATATAAAAAAGGAGCTGAGGTGGCGAGTCTTTGTTTGGGCGCATTCATATTGGCATCAACAGGATTACTGGATGGAAAAAACTGTTCTACGCATTGGTTGTTTGCAAATGAATTCAGAACAATGTTCCCGGACGTGAATTTGGTAGACAACAAAATTGTAACGGAACAAAATGGGGTTTATACAAGTGGCGGCGCCAACTCCTACTGGAATTTATTATTACACCTTGTAGAAAAATATACCAATCGTGAATTGGCAATTCTTGCATCCAAATTTTTTGTGCTGGATATTGATCGTAAAAGCCAATCACCTTTTACGATGTTCAAAGGCCAGAAAATTCATGAAGATGATGAAATAAAAAAAGCACAGGAATTTATTGAAGGTAATTATGCAGATAAAATAACGGTGGATGAACTCTGTAATCAACTCTCCATCGGACGCCGCAGTTTTGAAAGAAGATTTAAAAAAGCCACCAACAATACAGTAGTGGAATATATACAACGTGTAAAAATTGAAGCAGCCAAAAAGCAATTAGAGACAGGCCGCAAAACCGTAAGTGAAACGATGTACGATGTTGGCTATACGGATAGCAAAGCCTTTCGTGAAGTATTCAAAAAAATATCAGGTATGAGCCCGGTTGATTACAGGAATAAATACAATAAAGAATCGCTGCAACTGAATTAG
- a CDS encoding VOC family protein encodes MQNPIYPCLWFDGNAKEAAEFYCAVFKDSKITVDTPMVVNFNIFGKKFMGLNGGPMFKINPSISMFVLFDTIDETNAAWEKLLDGGKALMPIDKYFWSERYGWVQDKYGMTWQVSVVNNAGDSQTITPSMLFTGNKFGKAEEAIKFYTSLFKNSSISGIHLYPAGDANEGKVMFAEFKLNDYNMIAMDGPGEHAYTFNEGLSLVVSCDTQEEIDHYWNKMIADGGNESMCGWLKDKFGVSWQIVPSVIGKLMTDPEKSGRAMQALMKMKKLVIEDLVNA; translated from the coding sequence ATGCAAAACCCCATTTATCCCTGCCTGTGGTTTGATGGCAATGCAAAAGAAGCTGCAGAATTTTATTGCGCTGTTTTTAAAGATTCGAAAATAACTGTTGATACGCCGATGGTTGTCAACTTTAATATTTTCGGAAAAAAATTCATGGGGTTGAACGGCGGGCCCATGTTTAAAATAAACCCCTCTATCTCGATGTTTGTTTTATTCGATACTATTGATGAAACAAATGCAGCCTGGGAAAAATTATTGGATGGCGGAAAAGCGTTAATGCCAATTGATAAATACTTCTGGAGTGAACGATATGGTTGGGTGCAGGATAAATATGGAATGACCTGGCAGGTGTCGGTTGTAAACAATGCCGGCGATTCGCAAACAATAACTCCATCTATGTTATTTACCGGTAACAAGTTTGGCAAAGCTGAAGAAGCAATAAAATTTTACACCAGTCTTTTTAAAAATTCTTCTATCTCCGGAATACATCTTTACCCGGCCGGAGATGCCAATGAAGGTAAAGTGATGTTCGCTGAATTTAAACTGAATGACTACAATATGATTGCAATGGATGGGCCTGGTGAACATGCTTATACTTTTAATGAGGGATTATCATTAGTCGTTAGCTGTGATACACAGGAAGAGATAGATCATTACTGGAATAAAATGATCGCAGATGGCGGTAATGAAAGCATGTGTGGTTGGCTAAAAGATAAGTTTGGTGTATCCTGGCAAATTGTTCCTTCTGTAATTGGAAAATTGATGACTGATCCTGAAAAAAGTGGAAGGGCAATGCAGGCTTTAATGAAAATGAAAAAGCTGGTGATCGAAGATCTGGTGAATGCCTGA
- a CDS encoding DUF4287 domain-containing protein translates to MSFQAYLDNIKIKTGKSPEDFKKLAEKKGFLQKGKFNPSTKAGEIVEWLKKDFSLGHGYAMAIFALFKGIKK, encoded by the coding sequence ATGTCTTTCCAGGCTTATCTTGATAATATCAAAATCAAAACAGGTAAATCACCAGAAGATTTTAAAAAGCTGGCAGAGAAGAAAGGCTTTCTACAAAAAGGAAAATTTAATCCATCGACTAAAGCTGGCGAAATAGTTGAGTGGCTTAAAAAAGATTTCAGCCTGGGACACGGGTATGCAATGGCAATATTTGCTTTATTCAAAGGAATCAAAAAGTAA
- a CDS encoding DoxX family protein, which produces MTAKTTNILYWVFTVLFSGLMIYSSIGGIGPSDEVIEMFHKGLGYPIYFIQFISWAKIIGAIVILIPGLKRIKEWAYAGLFFDLAGATYSGIAIAPDNIDPRIAGMLMWIIPGILSYYFWTKKQAL; this is translated from the coding sequence ATGACTGCAAAAACAACAAATATTCTTTATTGGGTATTTACGGTTTTGTTTTCCGGGCTGATGATTTATTCTTCCATCGGTGGCATTGGCCCAAGTGACGAGGTAATTGAAATGTTTCATAAAGGCCTTGGCTATCCTATTTATTTTATACAGTTTATCAGTTGGGCCAAGATAATTGGTGCAATCGTCATTTTAATTCCGGGATTGAAAAGAATTAAAGAGTGGGCTTATGCTGGTTTGTTTTTTGATTTGGCTGGCGCCACCTATTCTGGTATTGCGATAGCGCCGGATAATATTGACCCGAGAATAGCCGGGATGTTAATGTGGATCATACCGGGGATATTATCTTATTATTTCTGGACTAAAAAACAAGCTTTATAA
- a CDS encoding SusD/RagB family nutrient-binding outer membrane lipoprotein: MKTLQTIKITAALTVMIAVSSCKKDFLDVNVDPNNPTKAAIELVLPTAQGYAAYNLGNPYQILGGYWAQYWTQGPTGSQYQAYDQYSINSGTFDARWINMYAGPLNDLKYIVDEGTRTGSVNYAAIGKIMQAYLFQVMTDLHGDIPFSDALKAGEGNIAPKYDSQQDVYDGLIRLVDEGIALIDENSTLHPGTDDFFYNGDMHQWQKFANTLKLKIYLRQAYVRPQIAQVGIQAMYAANAEFVDFGDEASLHFTTTQFNQHPLYAHINSLGEFNILASNTSLNRMLTLNDPRVDVVYKRATAAPNTGNHVGILQGNGRNLPNPATLNDRQFSKPGAAVGGPGGAAARVIFMSEAESYFLQAEAVVRGWGTGNAQQLYNDAIELSFLSWGLTSAQFATYVAQPQVAYPAAGTAEQKIKAIITQKWTALCGSQNVEAWTEWRRTGYPDIFTISASSNIGNLFPARLLYPDSEVTSNPNTPAQKLVTDKVWWDVNTTGQN, from the coding sequence ATGAAAACATTACAAACAATAAAAATAACGGCAGCGCTTACTGTTATGATTGCTGTGTCATCTTGCAAAAAAGATTTTCTGGATGTAAACGTAGATCCTAACAATCCAACAAAAGCAGCAATTGAGTTGGTGTTGCCAACAGCACAGGGCTATGCAGCCTATAATCTCGGAAATCCCTACCAGATTTTGGGGGGTTACTGGGCACAATACTGGACACAAGGGCCAACAGGAAGCCAATACCAGGCTTATGATCAGTACAGCATCAACAGCGGAACCTTTGATGCAAGATGGATCAACATGTATGCGGGTCCATTGAATGATCTTAAATATATCGTTGATGAAGGAACAAGAACCGGCAGTGTAAATTATGCGGCTATCGGAAAAATTATGCAAGCCTATTTATTCCAGGTAATGACAGACCTGCATGGCGATATTCCTTTTTCTGACGCATTAAAAGCCGGCGAGGGAAATATTGCACCGAAATACGATTCACAGCAAGATGTGTATGACGGATTGATAAGACTGGTAGATGAGGGTATAGCATTGATTGACGAAAACAGTACTCTTCATCCCGGTACTGATGATTTCTTTTATAATGGCGATATGCACCAATGGCAAAAATTTGCCAACACATTAAAACTGAAAATTTACCTACGGCAAGCGTATGTACGTCCACAAATAGCACAAGTGGGTATACAAGCTATGTATGCAGCCAATGCAGAGTTTGTTGATTTTGGTGACGAAGCATCGTTGCATTTTACAACAACTCAGTTTAATCAACACCCTCTGTATGCTCATATCAATTCACTTGGTGAATTTAATATTCTCGCAAGCAACACATCGCTGAACAGAATGCTTACATTAAACGACCCAAGAGTTGATGTTGTATATAAAAGAGCAACAGCAGCTCCTAATACAGGAAACCATGTCGGTATATTGCAAGGCAATGGAAGAAATCTTCCTAACCCTGCAACACTTAACGACAGACAATTCTCAAAACCGGGTGCAGCAGTCGGCGGACCGGGTGGCGCAGCAGCAAGAGTGATATTTATGAGTGAAGCAGAAAGTTATTTCCTGCAAGCAGAAGCAGTAGTAAGAGGATGGGGAACAGGCAATGCACAGCAATTATATAATGATGCGATTGAACTTTCATTTTTAAGCTGGGGATTAACTTCTGCACAGTTTGCAACATATGTAGCACAACCTCAAGTAGCTTATCCTGCTGCCGGAACAGCGGAACAAAAAATAAAAGCGATTATCACTCAAAAATGGACAGCGCTGTGCGGATCACAAAACGTAGAAGCATGGACCGAATGGAGAAGAACGGGTTACCCCGATATTTTCACTATTTCCGCTAGCAGCAATATTGGAAATCTATTCCCGGCCCGTTTACTGTATCCTGATTCGGAAGTAACAAGCAACCCTAATACGCCAGCACAAAAATTGGTAACGGATAAAGTATGGTGGGATGTAAACACAACAGGACAAAACTGA
- a CDS encoding DUF5011 domain-containing protein, with the protein MKLINKISIAFILSALIFTGCKKDTTADVSRAVKVSYPEITLNGSELVIQAVGATYTDAGAKLTDDITGAVTDIQPTSSNVNTAVPGLYLVNYSASNSNGFATTATRLVAVTSVNNPIDRSGTYLRTATGVNCYITKLAPGVYEVTNPGGAGVGVNTIVIMVETALNVYTAPSQPTDAGTFSVINIAFTATGATWNVVNVGYGTGQRVFVKQ; encoded by the coding sequence ATGAAACTGATAAATAAAATTTCAATTGCATTCATACTATCGGCATTAATTTTTACAGGGTGTAAAAAAGATACGACAGCCGATGTTTCAAGAGCAGTAAAGGTGAGCTACCCGGAAATAACATTGAATGGAAGTGAGCTGGTGATTCAAGCAGTTGGTGCAACCTATACCGATGCAGGCGCAAAACTGACAGATGATATCACAGGTGCGGTTACTGATATACAACCAACATCAAGCAATGTAAATACAGCTGTGCCCGGTTTATATCTTGTTAACTATAGCGCATCCAATTCAAACGGATTTGCAACAACAGCAACAAGATTAGTAGCCGTAACTTCTGTTAATAACCCTATTGATCGTTCGGGTACTTATTTGAGAACAGCAACAGGAGTCAATTGTTATATCACGAAACTTGCACCGGGTGTTTATGAAGTAACAAACCCCGGGGGTGCAGGAGTAGGCGTTAACACAATTGTGATCATGGTTGAAACAGCGCTGAATGTTTATACGGCGCCTTCGCAACCAACAGATGCCGGAACTTTTTCTGTAATTAATATAGCGTTCACTGCAACAGGTGCTACCTGGAATGTAGTAAATGTCGGGTATGGTACAGGACAAAGAGTATTTGTAAAACAGTAG
- a CDS encoding S9 family peptidase, whose protein sequence is MYKKLLPAIVFVLFAVSATAQKRNLTPNDIYKIKSTGGGLISPDGKWFVYILTTTDSAKNNRNTDLWMMSWDGNENIQLTNSPDGESNAKWSPDGKYISFVASRTGGSSQIHLLNRMGGEAIKLTDVKGELNDYSWSPNSKTVALLLRDPADTSKEAKSKPWVIDRQHFKQDVSGYLYSKQKTHIYLFDVKEKKLDTLTRGKYDEGGIQWSPDGSKIAFVSNRTEDPDKNENADIFVIDAKPGAEMKQLTTWKGRDNSPQWSPDGKTIAYLRSTADGNFIMYDQPILCTIGAEGGEPKLLSKELDRPVGNPRWNKEGNAIAVLISDDCRRYIATYDPAAGKMNKVIGGDRVFNSLELHPDGSWMTTMTDPQMPSEFYALENGNLRRLTKVQDEFINSVNLASVQQVVSTSKDGAKVSNLLFTPPGSDGKKMPAIFYIHGGPVGQDEFSFDLTRQMLAANGYAVVGVNYRGSNGRGIAYSKAIEADWGNKEVLDILGAADHLTKAGVIDGDNLGIGGWSYGGISTDYTIASDTRFKAAASGAGSALQLSLVGVDQYITQFENEIGLPWKGNNLEKYIKLSYPYFKADRIKTPTLFMAGEKDFNVPAVGSEQMYQALKINGVPTELIIYPGQFHGITLPSYQKDRFERYNAWFDKYIKKKSF, encoded by the coding sequence ATGTATAAAAAATTACTGCCTGCTATTGTTTTTGTATTGTTTGCTGTTTCAGCAACTGCACAAAAAAGAAATTTAACACCGAATGATATTTATAAAATTAAAAGCACTGGCGGTGGTTTGATATCACCCGATGGTAAGTGGTTTGTATATATACTCACAACAACTGATTCTGCCAAGAACAACCGCAACACCGATCTGTGGATGATGAGTTGGGATGGCAATGAAAATATACAGCTTACCAATAGTCCCGATGGTGAAAGCAATGCCAAATGGAGCCCCGATGGAAAATATATTTCATTTGTTGCTTCCCGTACCGGTGGCAGCAGCCAGATCCATTTACTCAACCGCATGGGTGGTGAAGCTATCAAACTCACTGACGTAAAAGGTGAACTCAATGATTATTCATGGAGTCCTAACAGTAAAACAGTTGCATTATTACTCCGTGACCCGGCAGATACAAGCAAAGAAGCAAAGAGCAAACCATGGGTAATAGATCGCCAGCATTTCAAACAGGATGTTTCCGGTTATTTATACAGCAAACAAAAAACGCATATCTATTTGTTTGATGTAAAAGAAAAGAAACTCGATACATTGACCCGTGGTAAATATGATGAGGGGGGTATTCAATGGAGCCCCGATGGATCAAAGATCGCTTTTGTAAGCAACCGTACTGAAGACCCTGATAAAAATGAGAATGCTGACATCTTTGTGATTGATGCAAAGCCGGGAGCTGAAATGAAACAACTTACTACCTGGAAGGGCCGGGATAATTCACCGCAATGGAGTCCTGATGGAAAAACAATTGCCTACCTGCGCAGTACAGCCGATGGAAATTTTATTATGTATGATCAGCCCATTCTCTGCACTATCGGTGCAGAAGGTGGCGAACCAAAATTATTATCCAAAGAACTGGACCGGCCTGTTGGTAATCCGCGATGGAATAAAGAAGGTAATGCTATTGCAGTGTTGATAAGCGATGATTGCCGCCGCTATATAGCTACTTATGATCCTGCTGCTGGTAAAATGAATAAAGTGATCGGTGGTGATCGTGTATTTAATTCATTGGAGTTGCATCCTGACGGTAGTTGGATGACAACGATGACTGACCCGCAAATGCCATCTGAATTTTATGCATTAGAGAATGGAAATCTGCGCCGGCTTACAAAAGTGCAGGACGAATTTATTAATTCAGTTAATCTTGCTTCGGTTCAACAAGTTGTTTCTACCAGCAAGGATGGAGCAAAAGTTTCTAACCTGTTGTTTACTCCGCCGGGTAGTGATGGTAAAAAAATGCCGGCTATCTTTTATATACATGGCGGGCCTGTAGGCCAGGATGAATTTAGTTTTGATCTGACAAGACAAATGCTGGCGGCTAATGGTTATGCTGTTGTTGGTGTTAATTATCGTGGCAGCAATGGCCGCGGTATTGCATACAGCAAGGCTATTGAAGCGGATTGGGGAAATAAAGAAGTGCTGGATATTTTGGGGGCTGCCGATCATTTAACCAAAGCAGGTGTAATTGATGGAGATAATCTTGGTATCGGTGGCTGGAGCTATGGGGGAATTTCCACTGACTATACCATTGCAAGCGATACACGTTTTAAAGCGGCAGCAAGCGGCGCCGGCAGCGCATTGCAGTTATCATTGGTGGGTGTTGATCAGTATATCACCCAGTTTGAAAACGAGATTGGTCTGCCATGGAAAGGCAATAACCTTGAAAAATATATAAAACTCTCTTATCCTTATTTCAAAGCTGATAGAATTAAAACTCCAACACTTTTCATGGCTGGTGAAAAGGATTTTAATGTTCCTGCTGTTGGCAGCGAACAAATGTACCAAGCCTTAAAAATTAATGGTGTGCCGACGGAGTTGATCATTTATCCTGGCCAGTTTCATGGTATTACATTACCATCTTACCAGAAAGACAGGTTTGAAAGATATAATGCGTGGTTTGATAAGTATATCAAGAAGAAGTCGTTTTAA
- a CDS encoding DUF4365 domain-containing protein, protein MVNHFRTERTAIYDTAKLFTQYGWIFREQPIVDLGVDALVETPIDANRKVKIFALQIKGGESNFHKKKNYLTFYFSERHYLYWNAISENHPLFIILQDPTSERIYWQHYTQEYISKIRKNWKLDIPFHNILNEDSKKKILEILYDDKHSNISTDFSPNPGQQSKDDLTLNFYLNSRVNNNLHLFLKHKNESVSIDLGYKPKKKEWDSKKSFLTWENAYHYSIIDFDKYIRTQFDTTSKNKQSFKKLIKDIRLIINGKIENIAEFMFNYDNKENNIPKYTEFLKAFELYSKLKKEQYAVQALGPIIHFKTKKEIFEMSTYQSLREELKNYIENDSYSEIYTQTNERIWGEIYVDAGIEKSKFIPIMQNEWERYWERLYKRIKKEIGHTDHLDKSKEQSWRMFKSFVKLYNDAGNIIELAYDFDEMVLYPMAVIAMLRIFNDEVCYDEYCELEFDTGNEWESISLDDENWDSLIFYIRPYEI, encoded by the coding sequence ATTGTGAACCATTTTAGGACTGAAAGAACAGCCATATATGATACAGCAAAACTCTTTACCCAATATGGGTGGATTTTTCGTGAACAACCGATTGTAGATTTAGGAGTTGATGCACTTGTAGAAACTCCAATAGATGCAAATAGAAAAGTAAAAATATTTGCATTACAAATAAAAGGCGGTGAAAGTAACTTTCATAAAAAGAAAAATTATCTCACATTCTACTTTTCTGAAAGACATTATTTATACTGGAATGCAATCAGTGAAAATCATCCCTTATTCATAATTCTACAGGATCCAACATCTGAGAGAATTTACTGGCAACATTATACTCAAGAGTATATTTCGAAAATTCGCAAAAATTGGAAACTTGACATCCCTTTTCACAATATTTTGAATGAAGATTCAAAAAAGAAAATTTTGGAAATCCTATATGACGACAAACACTCTAATATATCAACAGACTTTAGCCCAAATCCAGGTCAGCAAAGCAAAGATGACTTAACTCTAAATTTTTATTTAAACTCCAGAGTTAATAATAATCTTCATTTATTCCTTAAACACAAGAATGAAAGTGTTTCAATAGATTTAGGCTATAAACCAAAGAAGAAAGAGTGGGATTCTAAAAAATCGTTTTTAACATGGGAAAACGCATATCATTATTCCATTATTGATTTTGATAAATACATACGAACACAATTTGACACAACAAGTAAGAACAAGCAGTCCTTCAAAAAGTTAATTAAAGACATAAGGCTCATTATTAATGGAAAGATTGAGAATATCGCAGAGTTTATGTTTAATTACGATAACAAAGAAAACAATATACCTAAATACACAGAGTTTTTAAAGGCATTTGAATTGTATAGTAAACTAAAAAAGGAACAATATGCCGTACAGGCTCTAGGGCCAATAATTCATTTCAAAACAAAAAAAGAAATTTTTGAAATGAGTACTTATCAAAGCCTTAGAGAAGAATTAAAAAATTACATTGAGAATGACAGTTACAGTGAGATATACACTCAAACCAACGAACGTATTTGGGGTGAAATATATGTAGATGCAGGTATAGAAAAATCAAAATTCATCCCGATAATGCAAAATGAATGGGAACGTTATTGGGAAAGACTTTACAAAAGAATAAAAAAAGAAATCGGACATACTGACCATCTGGATAAAAGTAAGGAACAGTCGTGGAGAATGTTTAAATCATTCGTTAAGCTATACAATGATGCTGGAAACATCATCGAATTAGCATACGATTTTGACGAGATGGTTTTATATCCAATGGCGGTTATTGCTATGTTGAGAATTTTTAATGACGAAGTTTGCTATGATGAGTATTGTGAGCTTGAATTTGACACAGGAAATGAATGGGAAAGCATAAGTTTGGATGATGAAAATTGGGATTCGCTAATATTCTACATAAGGCCATACGAAATTTAA
- a CDS encoding DUF1569 domain-containing protein — protein sequence MKQELQPALKKSFNELLSILGSLDEKQINAVPFEGSWTAAQVAEHLSRSYEIIEALKVQAATTERPADEKVETLKAMFLNRDVKMKSPAFILPSEKPINRELLIKDLTIKTNNIIQFLNTEDLSLSCPAINFPGFGHLTRMEWLCFISYHTERHLYQLRNIYNLITTKNLNTMTQIVAYLNFDGRAREAMSFYQQCLGGELVLQKISESPMAAQMPSEMGPRILHSSLTKNGLTIMGSDMLGAKTNTGNNVMLCMMCSSDEEVNSFFSALAAGGKIDEPLHQSFWGATFGKITDKFGIHWMFNYSKN from the coding sequence ATGAAACAGGAACTTCAACCCGCATTAAAAAAATCGTTTAACGAGTTGCTTTCAATCCTTGGTTCTCTGGATGAAAAGCAGATCAATGCCGTTCCTTTTGAAGGCAGCTGGACGGCGGCACAGGTGGCAGAACATTTGAGTAGATCATACGAAATCATTGAAGCCCTAAAAGTTCAGGCCGCTACAACGGAAAGACCGGCTGATGAAAAGGTCGAAACATTAAAAGCCATGTTTTTGAATAGGGATGTAAAAATGAAATCGCCGGCTTTTATTCTTCCTTCTGAAAAACCAATCAACCGTGAATTACTTATAAAAGATCTTACAATTAAAACAAACAACATCATTCAGTTTTTGAATACCGAAGATCTCTCACTTTCCTGTCCGGCCATTAATTTTCCCGGCTTTGGACATTTGACCCGTATGGAATGGCTGTGTTTTATTTCTTATCACACAGAAAGACATTTATACCAGCTTAGAAATATTTACAATCTCATCACAACTAAAAACCTTAATACAATGACACAAATAGTAGCTTACCTGAATTTTGATGGCCGGGCCCGGGAAGCCATGAGTTTCTACCAGCAATGCCTCGGTGGTGAACTGGTACTGCAAAAGATTTCAGAATCGCCAATGGCAGCGCAAATGCCGTCGGAAATGGGGCCGAGGATCCTGCACAGCAGCCTGACAAAGAATGGCCTGACGATAATGGGCTCTGATATGTTGGGGGCAAAAACCAATACAGGTAATAATGTTATGCTTTGCATGATGTGCAGCAGCGATGAAGAGGTAAACTCATTTTTTTCCGCCCTTGCCGCTGGTGGAAAAATTGACGAGCCGTTGCATCAGTCTTTTTGGGGGGCTACCTTTGGTAAGATCACCGATAAATTTGGGATACACTGGATGTTTAACTACTCAAAAAATTAA
- a CDS encoding GxxExxY protein, with product MVITKKYLNELTYKVIGCAIEVHKQLGPGLLESVYEKCFLHELKLKGIVYRNQLWVPINYKGLNLEGELRLDVLVEDILCVELKAQEGFLPIHESVLLSYMQMLQKPKGILINFHCLNIFKEGQKTLVNNLFSVLPEE from the coding sequence ATGGTTATTACAAAGAAATATCTCAATGAGCTTACTTATAAAGTAATTGGTTGTGCAATTGAAGTACACAAACAATTAGGACCGGGGTTACTTGAAAGTGTTTATGAGAAATGCTTTTTGCATGAATTAAAATTGAAGGGAATCGTATACAGAAACCAGTTATGGGTTCCTATTAATTATAAAGGATTGAACCTGGAAGGAGAACTAAGACTGGATGTGCTGGTTGAAGATATTCTATGTGTTGAACTAAAGGCACAAGAAGGTTTCCTGCCAATCCATGAATCAGTATTACTTTCATATATGCAGATGCTTCAAAAGCCAAAAGGAATTCTGATTAATTTTCATTGCCTGAATATCTTCAAAGAAGGACAAAAGACACTAGTCAATAATTTATTTTCGGTATTACCAGAAGAATAA